The genomic stretch ATTTCACTAGATGATTCAGGATATAATATAAATTTTCATCTGGGGTTTTTTATTTTTTGACTATCACAAATTTTATCTTAAAACTAATAATTTGAAAGGACATAATGGAATATATGCCATTTCAAATTTTCGTATTGGATATTACATATAATTGAAAAATATTAGAAAGGGGTGTTACTTTGGAAAATAAAATAGGAAAGGGTTTGAAATGTAAAATTAGCATTATGACAAGTATTATTGTGATTCTAACTGCTGCAGTGATTACATATATAAGTTATGGTTATATAACTTCTTCTAACAAGCAATTAATAGGTGAACAAGCAAAGGTTATAGCCAAATCTACAGTTGTTAATATTGATGGAGATAAATTTAAAGAACTTATTAAAAAAATGGATAATCACGACAAATATTATAATGAGTTAATAAAAATGCTTTATGAAGTAAAGGAAGAAACTGGTGCCACGTTTTTATATACCTTAATTAAAAGTAACGACAGCACGTATAAATATGTTGCAGATGGTAGTGATATCCCTAATGGCAAGAATTTTTCTTCTATTGGTACGGAGGAACCAGCAGAAATATTTGATGGTGCGGATAAAGCATTTAATGGAGAATCGGTTTATTCTGAATTATATGATGCAGATGAGTATGGATTTTTATTATCAGCATTTGTACCTATAAAAGATTCAAGGGGAAATATTGTTGGTGTATTAGGGTGTGATTATTCGGCAGAATCAGTATTAGAAGTTTCTAGACAATTTAACATTAATATTTTAATAACTATGATAGTTATATGTATTTTAGCTAATGGAGTTGCAATATTAACAAGTTATAAAATGCTTAAGCCTATAGATTATATTCTAAAGATTATAGTATCAATGGAAAATGGAGATTTTTCTAAAAAAATGGAGCACAAATTGTTAGCAAGAAAAGATGAAATAGGAATAATTGCCAAGGGTATTAATAATATGAAAGATTCCTTAACAATTTTAATTAATAGTATAAAAGATGAATCATTAGCTATAGAAGGTGAAGTAGAAAATGTTATGTTAGATGTAAACGTTTTAAACGAAGGCTTAGAAGAAATATTTGCAACTACAGAAGAGCTGGCTGCTAGTATGGAAGAAACAGCTGCCTCGTCAAATGAAATGTCAGTAAAATCTAAACAAATTGAAAAATCTATTCTATCTATAGCAGAGAAATCTCAAGAAGGTGCAATAACAGTTAGCAAAGTAACTATGCGGGCAGAAAATACTAAGGAAAATGTGATCATAACTCAGAATAAGGCAGACGAAATATTTGCTAGTGCAAAACAAGACCTCCAAAAGGCTATAAAAGAATCAAAAGTAGTAAATCAAATCAATGTTTTGTCAGAATCAATTATGCAGATAACAGAACAGACTAATTTACTTGCATTAAATGCTGCAATTGAGGCAGCAAGAGCAGGAGAATCAGGAAAAGGTTTTTCGGTCGTTGCTGAAGAAATAAGGAAATTAGCTGAGCAATCAAAGAATGCTGTTCTTGAAATTCAAGATATAACGTCAAAGGTAGTAAGTTCAGTAGAAAATCTTTCGAGTAGTTCTGATAGTTTATTAGAATTTGTGTCTACAGATGTTTATAATGATTATAAAACAATGCTTAGTGTAACAGAAAATTATAGTAATGATGTAAAATTTATGGACAAACTAG from Abyssisolibacter fermentans encodes the following:
- a CDS encoding methyl-accepting chemotaxis protein, which gives rise to MENKIGKGLKCKISIMTSIIVILTAAVITYISYGYITSSNKQLIGEQAKVIAKSTVVNIDGDKFKELIKKMDNHDKYYNELIKMLYEVKEETGATFLYTLIKSNDSTYKYVADGSDIPNGKNFSSIGTEEPAEIFDGADKAFNGESVYSELYDADEYGFLLSAFVPIKDSRGNIVGVLGCDYSAESVLEVSRQFNINILITMIVICILANGVAILTSYKMLKPIDYILKIIVSMENGDFSKKMEHKLLARKDEIGIIAKGINNMKDSLTILINSIKDESLAIEGEVENVMLDVNVLNEGLEEIFATTEELAASMEETAASSNEMSVKSKQIEKSILSIAEKSQEGAITVSKVTMRAENTKENVIITQNKADEIFASAKQDLQKAIKESKVVNQINVLSESIMQITEQTNLLALNAAIEAARAGESGKGFSVVAEEIRKLAEQSKNAVLEIQDITSKVVSSVENLSSSSDSLLEFVSTDVYNDYKTMLSVTENYSNDVKFMDKLVSEFSSTAEELLDSLQNVVESIDGVDLAANEGAGGITDIANRVVDANNKSDEVIERVTRSKKYANKLKKEVDKFKI